A part of Haloarchaeobius sp. HME9146 genomic DNA contains:
- a CDS encoding DUF91 domain-containing protein, translating into MVYHVDENGVSALEPTSFDALNLTEADIEEWIIETPSILGEDLLVVASQYAKFDRTAERPDVLALDPDGKLVVIELKRDSADKTTDLQAIKYASYCSTISAEELQQDYRAFWNNRRDDDDQLTPEAVGEQFSEFLGEDVVTTEDGYADFVLDDRPRILLAAGSFGPEITTPVVWLEREYGMDITCIELDVHQRDEEVFVSARQVLPIPEAEEYMAKRRQKERQQSRSSSRADRAITVLLEAGLVEEGDIVLFDEESLPDDAEREYDPEDDFWRGRITGKTGRSDNVEWLENGAEYSFTALAQEVLEQATGREFNVNGYPYWLHPDHEMSLSELRRSKVGDIDW; encoded by the coding sequence ATGGTCTACCACGTAGACGAAAATGGTGTGTCAGCACTCGAACCAACGAGTTTCGATGCCCTCAATCTAACCGAGGCAGACATCGAAGAGTGGATCATTGAGACACCCTCGATACTCGGTGAAGACCTACTCGTGGTCGCTTCCCAGTATGCCAAGTTCGACCGGACTGCCGAACGTCCCGACGTGTTGGCACTCGACCCCGATGGCAAGCTCGTAGTCATCGAACTGAAACGGGATAGCGCCGACAAGACGACCGACCTCCAGGCGATCAAGTACGCGAGCTACTGCTCGACCATCAGCGCCGAGGAACTCCAGCAGGACTACCGGGCATTCTGGAACAATCGCCGCGACGATGACGACCAACTCACGCCTGAAGCCGTCGGCGAGCAATTCAGTGAATTCCTCGGCGAGGACGTTGTCACCACCGAAGACGGTTACGCGGACTTCGTCCTGGACGACCGGCCACGGATTTTGCTCGCCGCGGGCAGCTTCGGCCCGGAAATTACAACCCCTGTTGTGTGGCTTGAACGAGAGTACGGGATGGACATTACCTGCATCGAACTAGACGTCCACCAACGCGACGAGGAGGTGTTCGTCAGTGCTCGGCAAGTGCTCCCCATCCCAGAGGCCGAGGAGTACATGGCCAAGCGCCGGCAGAAAGAACGCCAACAGAGCCGGTCGTCGAGTCGAGCAGATCGGGCGATCACCGTCTTGCTAGAGGCGGGGCTTGTCGAGGAGGGGGACATAGTTCTCTTTGACGAAGAAAGCCTGCCAGACGACGCTGAACGCGAGTACGACCCGGAGGACGACTTCTGGCGTGGTCGAATCACGGGGAAGACTGGGCGGAGTGACAACGTTGAGTGGCTGGAAAACGGTGCAGAGTACTCATTCACTGCTCTGGCTCAGGAAGTACTCGAACAGGCGACTGGCCGTGAGTTCAACGTCAATGGATACCCGTACTGGCTACACCCTGACCACGAGATGAGCTTGTCTGAACTTCGACGGTCGAAGGTCGGTGACATTGACTGGTGA
- a CDS encoding helicase-related protein — MLPSLDALVDNTNKTLEDVYKTVIPECEEIRIATGYFYLSGFDLFKEDLDNLRDPDELGQAPFRILMGRKTDRSTVEEVSEGQTLREQFEEELVQDIDDLNNPQVERLDRLRDFVAEGLVDVRVRNPDSGYFHAKGACFRGATEDPSLREGDQDQRGAVTIVGSSNFSQSGHRHNIELNLTSKNGSDAEAFEDWYDNQWANGEEFSEEIIDIIEESERYQQWKEQQKEDIGDPGREDVGTYLEPFEMYKLLAYDELNGNVSVRDSPLYYFQTLGYESAKTKLSQYNGCIISDSVGLGKSFIGSELLYDYREQGDRCLLIVPANLTDQWRDLLQDATDEDGEPFFGLEVDGEHLRVMSISKFQNLTYEEVNALDSQFDVVLIDEAHRFRNYGKWEPNPVDDDDYKGTRRHANVRVLRSNTMIMLTATPINNSASDLKNLIGLFTDGNELMNKASLKFSAFDDYIDLAAERKRVAAGKEEASEEEQRQMTEQLKRHSDEISEILNEVMVLRTRKHVKETLTDQDEFEMSFKPPELNKEQYSLPPAYQPIYRMLPDVMDALHLPHITIKNPQAGGTLKALYKLNLLKRLESSTYAFVQSVQTLHESERSLLGFLDGLPEEEDIDVLRTMGGDEPGTTLEDFVEGADAAEDLEQTLEEFGFDSGALQADGGDSDDELADATVGEVKTYIREDLTLLAYFLSRFIGRVARDSGAVADLEVELEHWLDDHGAKVLPDVPEDDPNPILYPGHDLSESDSATLDFYEAVFALREFRDPKIDRLAEVLNGYEQKVLIFTQYRATADYVHRTLVENESSPMTMENSAVVKGGDENKQDIIKRFAPEASGYQQTLAESEETELQYVVATDTLSEGVNLQDISVVVNYDLPWNPMRIVQRVGRIDRIGSTADKYVHNFYPDGDIEAAIKLLQRLQAKINDIALIVGKENNILDPNEDAVLEKAGVETEKTIGELEIEEIESSIRESREVTDYNELDDTSKNPLLRNAGSDENAAFERVLLKQELNDDYGLASEDFEFAEDYFEEHTNDREFLYTNAIDHESGPRPGVFGLVHLWFENEDTGEPEDAPLGRVRRALYYKPFTGDLKERPVGALGITPETEGKQLSGNTDRVLANRESIEEHLSERLEEIREGQVEEVFSGGGQSATQEMLLDMMQMRILPQYGDQPAPVDEHDTVGEWTNALFDQLDRVKLEHTDEDRVLRETFREHPDYTALGDWPVEEFLVELEAFIKDNIEMSAEYQTTLVGESAVQARLICWGVIGS, encoded by the coding sequence ATGTTGCCCTCGCTTGATGCACTTGTGGATAACACGAACAAGACGCTCGAAGATGTTTACAAGACCGTCATCCCCGAGTGCGAGGAGATCCGTATCGCGACTGGCTATTTCTACCTATCCGGGTTCGACCTGTTCAAGGAAGATCTCGATAATCTCCGCGACCCAGATGAACTCGGACAAGCCCCATTTCGAATCCTTATGGGGCGAAAGACCGACCGAAGCACCGTTGAAGAGGTAAGTGAAGGGCAGACCCTTCGCGAACAGTTTGAGGAAGAACTGGTGCAGGATATTGATGACTTGAACAACCCACAAGTAGAGCGGCTGGATCGTCTTCGTGACTTCGTTGCAGAAGGACTTGTTGACGTCCGAGTTCGAAATCCTGATTCAGGATATTTCCACGCAAAAGGAGCGTGTTTCCGGGGGGCAACAGAGGACCCGAGTCTGCGCGAGGGTGACCAAGATCAGAGGGGCGCGGTGACTATTGTAGGGTCATCGAACTTCTCACAGTCCGGTCACCGTCACAACATCGAGCTCAACTTGACCAGTAAGAACGGTAGCGATGCAGAGGCATTCGAGGATTGGTACGACAATCAATGGGCTAACGGCGAGGAGTTCTCTGAGGAAATCATCGATATTATCGAGGAGAGCGAGCGATACCAGCAGTGGAAAGAACAGCAGAAGGAGGACATTGGAGACCCGGGCAGGGAAGATGTTGGAACGTATCTGGAGCCGTTCGAGATGTACAAACTCCTCGCCTATGATGAGCTGAACGGTAACGTCAGCGTCCGTGACAGCCCACTCTACTACTTCCAGACGCTCGGCTACGAGAGTGCAAAGACGAAGCTCTCGCAATACAATGGCTGTATAATCTCCGACTCAGTCGGTTTGGGGAAGTCGTTCATCGGGAGCGAACTCCTATACGACTACCGTGAACAAGGCGACCGATGTCTCCTTATCGTCCCGGCCAACCTGACCGACCAGTGGCGTGACCTACTCCAGGACGCGACAGACGAGGACGGAGAACCGTTCTTCGGCCTCGAGGTCGATGGTGAACACTTGCGAGTCATGAGCATCAGCAAGTTCCAGAACCTCACCTACGAGGAGGTAAATGCACTAGATAGCCAATTTGACGTAGTGCTCATCGACGAGGCTCACCGGTTCCGAAACTACGGCAAGTGGGAACCAAACCCCGTTGACGACGACGATTACAAAGGAACCCGACGACATGCGAACGTTCGAGTCCTCCGGAGTAACACGATGATAATGCTGACTGCGACGCCAATCAATAATTCAGCCAGCGACCTCAAGAATCTCATCGGGTTGTTCACCGACGGAAACGAGCTAATGAACAAGGCCTCGCTGAAATTCAGTGCTTTTGACGACTATATCGATCTCGCTGCGGAACGTAAGCGAGTTGCTGCTGGGAAAGAGGAGGCCTCTGAGGAGGAGCAGCGTCAGATGACAGAACAGCTGAAGCGCCACTCGGACGAGATCTCCGAGATACTAAACGAGGTGATGGTGCTCCGAACTCGAAAGCACGTCAAAGAGACGCTGACCGATCAAGACGAGTTCGAGATGAGTTTCAAGCCACCAGAACTGAACAAGGAGCAGTACTCACTGCCTCCCGCCTACCAGCCCATTTACCGGATGCTTCCAGACGTGATGGATGCGCTCCACCTCCCACACATCACCATCAAGAACCCGCAGGCAGGGGGCACACTGAAAGCACTGTACAAGCTCAACCTGCTGAAACGTCTCGAGTCCTCCACTTACGCCTTCGTCCAATCAGTACAGACGCTACACGAGAGTGAGCGTTCGCTTCTTGGATTCCTCGACGGGCTCCCCGAGGAGGAAGATATCGATGTACTGCGTACCATGGGTGGCGATGAGCCAGGAACGACATTAGAGGATTTCGTTGAGGGAGCAGACGCGGCTGAAGACCTGGAGCAAACGCTTGAGGAATTTGGGTTCGACAGTGGTGCCCTCCAAGCAGATGGGGGCGATTCAGACGACGAACTAGCCGATGCCACGGTGGGAGAGGTGAAAACGTACATTCGCGAAGACCTGACGCTCCTTGCGTACTTCCTCTCCCGGTTCATCGGTCGGGTAGCCCGTGACTCTGGAGCTGTCGCGGACTTGGAGGTCGAACTGGAGCACTGGCTCGATGACCACGGTGCAAAAGTCCTTCCGGACGTACCTGAAGATGATCCGAACCCCATCCTTTATCCCGGACACGATTTGAGTGAATCCGATAGCGCCACATTGGACTTCTACGAAGCCGTGTTCGCGCTCCGCGAGTTCCGTGACCCCAAGATTGACCGGTTAGCCGAGGTTCTGAACGGATACGAGCAAAAAGTACTCATCTTCACCCAGTACCGTGCGACCGCAGATTACGTCCACAGAACGCTCGTCGAAAACGAATCGTCACCCATGACGATGGAGAACAGTGCGGTTGTAAAGGGCGGTGACGAGAACAAACAGGACATCATCAAACGGTTCGCTCCAGAAGCATCAGGATACCAGCAGACACTAGCTGAAAGTGAGGAGACGGAGTTGCAGTACGTGGTCGCAACGGACACCCTCAGCGAAGGTGTGAACCTTCAGGACATCTCGGTCGTCGTCAACTACGACCTTCCGTGGAACCCCATGCGAATCGTCCAGCGGGTCGGTCGCATCGACCGCATCGGATCGACCGCGGACAAGTATGTACACAACTTCTATCCTGATGGAGACATCGAGGCTGCAATCAAGCTTCTCCAGCGCTTGCAGGCGAAAATCAACGACATTGCCCTCATCGTCGGGAAGGAGAACAACATCCTTGACCCGAACGAAGATGCGGTGCTGGAGAAGGCAGGAGTCGAGACAGAGAAGACCATCGGCGAACTGGAGATAGAGGAGATCGAGTCCTCGATTCGGGAGTCCCGGGAGGTGACAGACTACAACGAACTGGACGACACTTCGAAGAATCCACTGCTACGGAACGCCGGAAGCGACGAAAACGCGGCATTCGAGCGCGTGTTACTCAAGCAAGAGCTGAACGACGACTATGGACTCGCTTCTGAAGACTTCGAGTTCGCGGAGGACTACTTCGAGGAGCACACCAATGACCGTGAGTTCCTCTACACGAACGCCATTGACCACGAAAGCGGCCCGCGTCCAGGTGTATTCGGTCTCGTCCATTTGTGGTTCGAGAACGAAGACACCGGTGAACCGGAGGATGCGCCGCTCGGACGTGTGCGGCGAGCGTTGTACTACAAGCCTTTCACTGGTGATCTGAAGGAACGACCCGTTGGCGCACTCGGCATTACACCGGAAACCGAGGGTAAACAACTATCCGGAAACACCGACAGGGTGTTAGCGAACAGAGAGTCAATCGAGGAGCATCTCTCCGAGCGGTTAGAGGAGATACGTGAAGGTCAGGTCGAAGAGGTGTTCAGTGGCGGTGGTCAGTCGGCCACACAGGAGATGCTCCTCGATATGATGCAGATGCGAATTCTGCCACAGTACGGCGATCAACCCGCACCCGTAGATGAACACGATACAGTCGGGGAATGGACGAATGCGCTGTTCGACCAGCTCGATCGAGTGAAGTTGGAGCACACGGACGAAGACAGAGTGTTGCGAGAAACCTTCCGGGAACACCCCGATTACACTGCACTCGGCGACTGGCCGGTCGAGGAGTTCCTCGTCGAGCTGGAGGCGTTCATCAAGGACAATATCGAGATGTCTGCGGAGTACCAGACCACTCTAGTGGGTGAGAGCGCTGTCCAGGCCCGACTAATATGCTGGGGTGTGATTGGGTCATAA
- a CDS encoding recombinase family protein yields the protein MSNPRAIGYTRLSQTSDTSIPDQKQEIRDLAAREGFSLVKIYNDGERSSGFDATRPEYLEMQAYLESNDVDVLLVRDRDRLSRDKRERSILYYDLDEWGVELWTTVDGQVELSDDESWLIEMIRNYMDDVAKRREIQKAKQKVRERVESGYWQGRPPFGFQFDTDKKYLEPDSEKFQIALTVIGLWEDGATWSEIGDETGVSNGTISRILNNKERYLTYSE from the coding sequence ATGAGTAACCCTCGGGCCATCGGTTATACTCGTCTCTCACAGACCAGTGACACCAGCATTCCAGACCAGAAACAAGAGATTCGAGACCTCGCCGCACGAGAGGGGTTCAGTCTGGTAAAAATCTACAATGATGGCGAACGCTCCTCGGGTTTTGACGCAACTCGTCCCGAGTACCTTGAGATGCAGGCGTACCTCGAATCAAACGATGTGGATGTACTCCTCGTTCGAGACCGCGACCGTCTTTCCCGAGACAAGCGGGAGCGCTCCATCCTCTATTACGACCTCGACGAGTGGGGTGTTGAGCTGTGGACAACTGTCGATGGCCAAGTTGAGCTCAGTGACGACGAATCATGGCTCATTGAGATGATTCGAAACTATATGGATGACGTGGCTAAGCGACGTGAAATACAGAAAGCGAAACAGAAGGTCCGTGAACGTGTTGAAAGTGGGTACTGGCAGGGCCGCCCTCCGTTCGGGTTCCAGTTCGATACAGACAAAAAGTATCTTGAACCTGATTCAGAAAAGTTCCAGATTGCGCTTACTGTGATAGGACTGTGGGAGGATGGTGCGACTTGGTCAGAGATTGGTGACGAAACCGGCGTCAGCAATGGTACTATCTCTAGAATTTTGAACAACAAAGAACGATATCTTACTTACTCTGAGTAG
- a CDS encoding 26S protease regulatory subunit — protein sequence MVTTIASVNDVADDGKYIIGYTDGDNDTVESQVTDVEPGDLVITDSVRGSRVITEIAKKQGWRHHRSVGVVEEVLEETLVVRTENGVRSIPCNEIDSVEVGNTIELSQANSFCRIISDDPVEITPKPDVEVGTISINLGGEEDAIEEETGKDFRPEQLPEISFADIGGLRRVKERVREAVFIPRERSEEFDELNLDIKRGLLFFGPPGTGKTMVAKAIANELEGFFFSIGGPEIVSKYYGESEQQIRKLFNSAESKAAKEDTTAIVFIDEIDSIVPRRSGADETERRIVAQFLDALDGLEDRGNVVVIGATNRPDAIDPAVRRSGRFGEEVEFELPTAKGRQEILEVILQGKPTSDRVDTADIASRTEGWSGADLQSLVQRAGITAAEDGRTVIDEEDIQIAFERIDSQRKRRQAREQRKEEE from the coding sequence ATGGTGACCACTATTGCCTCCGTTAATGATGTAGCGGACGATGGGAAATACATAATCGGATATACCGATGGGGACAATGATACAGTGGAATCACAGGTCACCGATGTCGAACCTGGTGATTTGGTCATAACAGATTCAGTCAGGGGGAGCCGGGTCATAACTGAGATCGCTAAGAAACAAGGATGGCGGCACCACAGATCAGTGGGAGTCGTTGAAGAAGTTCTTGAAGAGACCTTAGTAGTCAGAACCGAAAACGGTGTGAGATCGATACCGTGCAATGAAATTGATTCTGTTGAGGTAGGGAATACGATTGAGCTATCTCAAGCAAATAGTTTCTGTCGTATCATCAGTGATGACCCGGTTGAGATTACACCAAAACCAGATGTCGAAGTTGGAACGATCTCGATAAATCTTGGTGGCGAAGAGGACGCAATAGAGGAAGAGACGGGGAAGGATTTTCGTCCAGAGCAACTTCCGGAGATTTCGTTTGCGGATATTGGAGGTCTTCGAAGAGTCAAAGAGAGAGTGCGCGAGGCAGTATTTATACCTAGGGAACGGTCCGAGGAGTTTGATGAATTGAATCTGGACATAAAACGCGGCCTCCTTTTCTTCGGGCCTCCAGGCACAGGAAAAACGATGGTTGCGAAGGCGATTGCAAACGAGTTGGAAGGATTCTTTTTCAGCATTGGTGGCCCAGAAATTGTCAGCAAGTATTACGGTGAAAGCGAGCAGCAAATTCGGAAACTCTTCAACTCAGCAGAATCGAAGGCTGCTAAAGAAGACACCACAGCCATTGTGTTTATTGACGAAATAGATAGTATTGTTCCCCGCCGCAGTGGCGCTGACGAAACAGAACGTCGTATTGTAGCCCAATTCCTCGACGCTCTTGACGGTTTGGAGGATCGAGGAAATGTTGTTGTGATTGGAGCAACAAATCGACCAGATGCAATCGATCCAGCTGTACGTCGATCAGGTCGTTTCGGTGAGGAAGTTGAATTTGAGTTGCCCACGGCAAAAGGCCGGCAAGAGATTCTAGAAGTGATTCTCCAAGGAAAACCGACATCAGACCGCGTGGATACGGCAGATATCGCTAGCCGAACAGAGGGGTGGTCAGGCGCGGACTTACAAAGTTTAGTCCAACGGGCAGGAATAACAGCAGCAGAGGATGGTCGAACAGTTATAGATGAAGAGGATATTCAAATCGCGTTCGAAAGGATTGACAGCCAAAGGAAACGACGGCAGGCGCGAGAACAGCGGAAGGAGGAAGAATGA
- a CDS encoding DUF2321 domain-containing protein, producing MGKVNPAAICSNGHIIDWKADHSNLVNQAKCQHCGKDVHDDCPACEAKSVLAWRETHQDKSDDWRAEDYCRSCGEAFPWGPDRITQFFKGKGISFSGPPNPSPRERILPHPTREQLVEMKYGKEAIEHINDGDKCYKKELWRPALAMYIHAFEWVMIAYLEDREGFDVVEKERNGQKFNLAGRTPNLLAVLTDKVTLDQKTIERIEDMNRAERRWMAHHRSGEVLRDEVDSVRSRLGVLLSVLFD from the coding sequence ATGGGAAAAGTCAACCCTGCGGCCATCTGTTCAAACGGACATATTATTGACTGGAAGGCCGACCATTCAAACCTAGTTAACCAAGCGAAATGCCAGCACTGTGGTAAGGACGTACACGATGATTGCCCAGCTTGTGAAGCCAAATCTGTTCTTGCTTGGAGAGAAACTCACCAAGACAAGTCCGATGACTGGCGTGCTGAAGATTATTGTCGATCTTGTGGGGAGGCATTCCCTTGGGGGCCTGACCGAATTACGCAGTTTTTCAAAGGGAAGGGAATTTCCTTTTCTGGACCTCCGAACCCGTCTCCACGCGAGAGAATCCTTCCACACCCGACCCGTGAACAACTCGTGGAAATGAAATATGGGAAGGAAGCAATTGAGCATATTAATGACGGTGACAAGTGTTACAAGAAAGAGCTCTGGCGTCCGGCTCTCGCGATGTATATTCATGCATTTGAGTGGGTGATGATCGCCTACCTAGAAGATCGAGAGGGGTTCGATGTTGTTGAAAAAGAACGTAATGGACAGAAGTTCAATTTAGCTGGTCGGACACCTAATTTGTTGGCTGTTCTCACCGACAAGGTGACCCTTGATCAGAAGACGATTGAACGGATAGAGGATATGAACCGTGCCGAGAGACGGTGGATGGCTCACCATAGATCGGGGGAGGTGCTAAGAGATGAGGTGGATTCCGTCCGCTCTCGATTAGGGGTTCTTCTCAGCGTGTTGTTCGACTGA
- a CDS encoding ribonuclease H-like domain-containing protein: protein MKLLAVSDWRVQDINLLYEALDGRDDIDAIVYAGDDLNRFHDGDTNHLAELGAATTTGNAFAVCGNDDLPGAAAPLFEPSNVHDVHKEPYVIDDTAFIGQEGSLENTPGHILYSEDEIETHLARQFEAVADATQVCLITHTPPFGTLDYARRFGQRPIGSHSVADAITTYSPTVVVCGHCHLMGGRRAVHSRVPVLNIACHDDLGADARYATIDLSASDPDITTGTLPDTPKSELLRLIQVGPSRLKHMEEKAINTLDDITSANRRTLIDLPGSSAWHADRWLAQADAIRTDTPTIYTPENLSPVFDDSVLLFDLETDLDQSQIFLAGFYDTTTDTITQFFDTDDEEELLADLRSFVANYDDPTLIYYGGNNFDETCLEESLSSHGFGSLRSQVTYWDLGIYAQQELFGDFPDYHLGSVAMNVSDWTPTSDLDGFLVGLLYTQYKNGGSEPEWDKLKQYNREDLRALNSITEFITEFITNTK, encoded by the coding sequence ATGAAGTTGCTTGCGGTGTCGGATTGGCGTGTCCAAGATATCAACCTCCTGTACGAGGCACTTGATGGTCGCGATGATATCGACGCAATCGTGTATGCTGGAGACGACCTTAACCGATTCCACGACGGAGATACAAATCACCTCGCTGAACTGGGAGCAGCCACTACCACTGGGAACGCCTTCGCTGTCTGCGGTAACGATGACCTCCCGGGAGCAGCTGCGCCATTATTCGAGCCATCCAACGTCCACGACGTTCACAAGGAACCGTACGTCATTGACGACACGGCGTTCATCGGCCAGGAAGGCAGCTTGGAGAACACTCCCGGACATATTCTCTATTCGGAAGACGAGATCGAGACACACCTCGCTCGGCAGTTCGAGGCCGTCGCGGATGCGACGCAAGTGTGTCTAATCACTCACACACCTCCGTTCGGCACTCTCGATTACGCCAGGCGCTTTGGGCAGCGTCCAATCGGCTCACACTCCGTCGCAGACGCCATCACCACTTATTCACCAACCGTAGTAGTATGTGGTCACTGCCATCTCATGGGCGGGCGGAGAGCCGTTCACAGCCGCGTTCCTGTCCTAAATATCGCCTGCCACGATGACCTTGGTGCCGATGCACGTTACGCTACCATCGACCTCTCAGCATCCGACCCAGACATAACCACTGGGACACTTCCAGACACCCCCAAATCGGAACTGCTACGGCTCATTCAAGTCGGCCCTAGCCGCCTCAAGCATATGGAGGAGAAGGCCATCAACACCCTCGACGACATCACATCCGCGAACAGACGGACGCTGATTGACCTCCCTGGATCGAGTGCTTGGCACGCTGACCGTTGGCTTGCTCAAGCTGATGCTATCCGAACCGACACACCCACCATCTACACCCCCGAGAACCTCTCACCGGTTTTTGACGATTCGGTACTGCTGTTTGACCTAGAGACCGACCTCGACCAAAGCCAAATATTCCTAGCTGGCTTCTACGACACCACTACTGACACCATCACACAGTTTTTCGATACTGACGACGAGGAAGAACTGCTCGCAGACCTGCGCTCGTTTGTCGCTAATTACGACGACCCGACGCTCATCTACTACGGCGGGAACAACTTCGACGAAACTTGCCTTGAGGAATCACTCAGTTCCCATGGCTTCGGATCACTCAGGTCACAGGTCACATACTGGGATCTCGGGATTTATGCCCAACAGGAACTCTTCGGTGACTTTCCGGACTACCACCTTGGGAGTGTCGCGATGAACGTCAGCGACTGGACGCCGACCAGCGATCTTGACGGCTTCCTTGTTGGTCTACTCTATACGCAGTACAAAAATGGCGGCTCGGAACCTGAGTGGGACAAACTAAAACAGTATAACCGAGAAGACCTCCGGGCCCTCAATTCCATCACCGAATTCATCACCGAATTCATCACCAACACAAAATAA
- a CDS encoding calcium/sodium antiporter: MVQGGPVVQIGVILLSILGLWIGARLLVDAVVRLARRFGLSDLTIGLTIVAMGTSTPELAVSVDAALKGAGDIAVANVLGSNIYNLAFVLGVLSLVKVIPIAESLVHRDGAALLGSMLVGGIVIFDLTITRLEGTLLVGVFVAYTAYLLRATQTDSTTPTGQLTGDGGVVSAATEGVVSAATERVTFRGRDVGLLLGGLALVLVSGDYMVLAASELARGVGISEWVIGGTIVAAGTSTPEFAVSLVAIKRGSLGVSVGNVIGSNIYNLTAILGVAAVVRPLAVSGLALQTFAWLAGISLLLVAALWTGRVLSRLEGALLATSEIVRWTLGILGIVG, translated from the coding sequence ATGGTTCAAGGCGGCCCGGTCGTCCAGATCGGTGTGATTCTGCTCTCCATACTGGGACTGTGGATTGGGGCACGGCTCCTGGTCGATGCAGTCGTACGGCTGGCTCGACGGTTCGGACTCTCGGACCTCACCATCGGACTGACCATCGTCGCGATGGGAACGTCGACACCTGAACTGGCGGTGTCGGTCGACGCTGCGCTCAAAGGGGCCGGTGATATCGCGGTCGCCAACGTCCTCGGCTCGAACATCTACAATCTCGCGTTCGTCCTGGGCGTGCTATCGCTGGTGAAGGTGATTCCGATTGCAGAATCACTCGTCCATCGTGACGGCGCCGCACTCCTGGGGAGCATGCTCGTCGGTGGCATCGTGATCTTCGACCTCACGATTACGCGGCTGGAAGGGACACTCCTGGTAGGCGTGTTCGTCGCCTATACGGCCTATCTGCTCCGTGCCACCCAGACGGACTCGACGACACCCACCGGTCAGTTAACCGGAGACGGGGGCGTGGTCAGCGCAGCGACCGAAGGCGTGGTCAGCGCAGCGACCGAACGTGTGACATTCCGCGGGCGCGATGTCGGACTCTTGCTTGGTGGTCTGGCGCTGGTGCTGGTGAGCGGTGATTACATGGTGCTGGCTGCATCGGAGTTAGCCCGCGGCGTCGGCATCTCCGAGTGGGTCATCGGCGGGACCATCGTCGCAGCGGGGACGTCGACCCCGGAGTTCGCCGTCTCGCTGGTGGCAATCAAGCGGGGGAGCCTCGGTGTCTCGGTCGGAAACGTGATCGGCAGCAATATCTACAATCTCACGGCAATCCTGGGCGTTGCGGCGGTCGTTCGTCCACTCGCCGTGAGCGGCCTGGCACTGCAAACGTTCGCGTGGTTGGCTGGAATCTCTCTCCTGTTGGTCGCTGCCCTCTGGACGGGGCGAGTCCTGTCCCGGTTGGAAGGTGCCCTGTTGGCTACCTCTGAGATCGTTCGGTGGACTCTCGGTATCCTTGGAATCGTCGGATAG
- a CDS encoding GNAT family N-acetyltransferase — protein MQLVEATEDDIDTLIDCWYTLASGMEDYSRFNELVYDDPAEVPEDGFVRLLESEDVTNYLVEVDGETIGWVTLREGEHPSREYTSYTQLVNLLIDEEYRNQGYGAEVVSRVKELAKENDCDHLKVSCEWANESARRFYRDTGFEEKQVAFVQEIE, from the coding sequence ATGCAACTCGTCGAAGCAACCGAGGACGACATCGACACCCTCATCGACTGCTGGTACACCCTCGCATCGGGGATGGAGGACTATTCCAGATTCAACGAACTCGTGTACGACGACCCTGCCGAGGTCCCCGAAGACGGATTCGTGCGCCTCCTCGAAAGCGAGGATGTGACCAACTATCTGGTCGAGGTGGACGGCGAGACCATCGGCTGGGTGACGCTCCGGGAGGGCGAACACCCATCCAGAGAGTACACGAGCTACACCCAGCTCGTCAACCTGCTCATCGATGAGGAGTACCGGAACCAGGGCTACGGTGCCGAGGTCGTCTCGCGGGTGAAGGAACTCGCCAAAGAGAACGACTGTGACCATCTGAAGGTCTCCTGTGAGTGGGCGAACGAGAGTGCGCGACGCTTCTACCGGGACACCGGCTTCGAGGAGAAGCAGGTGGCGTTCGTGCAGGAGATAGAGTGA